One Planctomycetia bacterium DNA window includes the following coding sequences:
- a CDS encoding enoyl-CoA hydratase/isomerase family protein yields the protein MSAPLVRVKVYDHAGTIILNRPEKRNALTRALLADLRQAFDDLHQEKRVRAVILTGAGTAFCAGMDLDEMRETSRQPRPHEQWREDAIAYQDLVEQILRFPRPIIAAVNGPAVAGGAGLVLACDIVIASAGAAFGLPEPKRGSVAGIASPLLA from the coding sequence ATGTCCGCGCCGTTGGTTCGTGTCAAGGTCTACGATCATGCCGGAACGATCATCCTCAATCGTCCCGAGAAGCGGAACGCGCTGACCCGAGCGTTGCTCGCGGACTTGCGTCAAGCATTCGACGACCTGCATCAGGAAAAGCGCGTCCGCGCCGTGATTCTGACCGGCGCCGGCACAGCGTTCTGCGCAGGGATGGACCTCGATGAGATGCGAGAAACGAGCCGGCAGCCGCGACCGCACGAACAATGGCGCGAGGACGCGATCGCGTATCAGGACTTGGTCGAGCAGATATTGCGTTTTCCGCGACCGATTATCGCCGCCGTGAACGGCCCGGCCGTCGCTGGAGGCGCGGGACTTGTCTTGGCCTGCGACATAGTGATTGCCTCTGCCGGCGCTGCTTTCGGATTGCCGGAGCCGAAGCGCGGCAGTGTCGCCGGCATCGCGTCGCCGCTCCTCGCG